One Ictalurus punctatus breed USDA103 chromosome 10, Coco_2.0, whole genome shotgun sequence genomic region harbors:
- the kcng4b gene encoding potassium voltage-gated channel subfamily G member 4: MPIISNANDFSNFSISTDDSSLDRFFTEIPETETVKGVYFQRAQLLRDPSAIENVDHSKLAIVNVGGDRYTFAWSTLDDFPLSRLGKLRHCSSPEDIARLCDDYDEVSHEFFFDRSATAFRVILNFLAAGKLRLLRQACAVFLSDELAYWGIESTGMERCCRRAMITSVEEVAEKKRKEEARRQKRLMKQPTREKEEGCRGVLSRLRDMVDNPHSGWLGKSFACVSVAMIAVTVVSLCISTMPDLREEESRGECSQSCQQIFIVETVCVVWFTLELTLRFLQARNKLEFARGPLNIIDAVAILPYYISLLVDERDLRLRDHTNVGGGYLDKLGLILRLMRALRILYVMRLARHSLGLQTLGLTVQRSMHDFGLLLLFVCVAVTLFSPIIHLAESERHGFSSVPACYWWAIISMTTVGYGDMVPRTIPGQVVAFSSILSGILIMAFPATSIFHVFSRSYRELRQENEMIRKDERVALLATEDVWIESERNSYCWTHEYPNKLHEGENVDRSKKPVLLPTACSDLLGS; the protein is encoded by the exons ATGCCTATCATCAGCAATGCGAATGACTTTAGCAATTTCTCCATCAGCACAGATGACAGCAGCCTTGACCGTTTTTTTACCGAGATCCCTGAGACTGAGACCGTTAAAGGAGTGTACTTTCAGCGAGCCCAGCTACTACGTGACCCCTCTGCAATCGAAAATGTCGACCACAGCAAACTGGCCATCGTGAATGTTGGTGGGGATCGTTACACTTTTGCCTGGAGCACGTTGGATGACTTCCCACTCTCCCGTTTGGGCAAGCTACGTCACTGCAGCAGTCCCGAAGACATCGCCCGGCTGTGTGACGACTACGACGAGGTGAGCCATGAGTTCTTCTTCGATCGCAGTGCCACTGCCTTCCGCGTCATCCTCAACTTCCTGGCGGCAGGCAAGCTGAGACTGCTAAGGCAGGCGTGTGCGGTTTTTCTCTCAGACGAGCTTGCTTACTGGGGTATCGAGTCCACTGGGATGGAGCGCTGCTGCAGACGTGCTATGATCACCTCCGTGGAGGAGGTGGCTGAGAAGAAGCGGAAAGAGGAGGCTAGGAGGCAGAAGAGGCTGATGAAACAACCAACACGAGAGAAGGAGGAAGGGTGCCGTGGCGTCTTGAGCCGCCTCAGGGACATGGTGGATAACCCGCACTCTGGCTGGCTGGGAAAGAGCTTTGCCTGCGTCTCGGTGGCTATGATTGCTGTGACCGTGGTCAGCTTGTGCATCAGCACCATGCCTGATCTCAGAGAGGAAGAGAGCCGA GGTGAATGTTCGCAGAGTTGTCAACAGATCTTCATCGTGGAGACCGTGTGCGTGGTCTGGTTTACCCTCGAGCTCACGCTACGCTTCCTGCAGGCCCGTAACAAGCTAGAATTTGCACGTGGGCCACTCAACATCATTGATGCCGTGGCCATTCTGCCGTACTACATTTCCCTGCTGGTGGATGAGAGAGATCTGAGACTGAGAGATCATACAAATGTTGGTGGAGGGTATTTGGATAAGCTGGGTCTGATTCTGAGGCTCATGCGTGCCCTGCGCATCCTGTACGTCATGCGGCTGGCGAGGCACTCGCTGGGTTTGCAGACTCTCGGTCTGACGGTGCAGAGGAGCATGCATGATTTCGGTCTTCTTCTACTTTTTGTGTGCGTGGCTGTCACATTGTTCTCGCCTATCATACACTTGGCTGAGAGCGAGCGCCACGGCTTCAGCAGCGTCCCTGCCTGCTATTGGTGGGCTATCATCTCTATGACCACGGTGGGTTACGGTGACATGGTCCCACGTACCATCCCTGGCCAGGTGGTGGCCTTCAGCAGCAtcctgagcggcatcctcatcATGGCCTTCCCAGCTACATCGATTTTCCACGTGTTCTCACGCTCCTACCGTGAGCTGAGACAGGAAAATGAAATGATACGCAAAGATGAAAGAGTGGCCTTATTGGCCACGGAGGACGTCTGGATAGAATCAGAGAGGAACTCCTACTGTTGGACGCATGAATATCCCAACAAACTCCATGAGGGTGAGAATGTGGATAGGTCTAAAAAACCTGTTTTATTACCCACAGCGTGCTCGGACTTGCTCGGATCATAA
- the LOC108271308 gene encoding beta-1,3-galactosyltransferase 2-like, which yields MEKDTSKSGEISLDLLEVPSECRCSRLRAGFLILVVSAVLLFYNMNIPKVSQVWSETVQKIYNSKYNTAGAASNVTTNTSAQQWTTMVSPSALPGEQCTTETSYHVAYPCKYHYILNESERCQNDKPFLVLMVPVAPNNRAARDAVRTTWGSEKMVMDKNVTLYFLLGQSGHEGREELQQKILQESEEHHDIIQSDFLDSYKNLTIKTMVLMEWLTAYCQNAAYAMKIDSDMFLNVNALMNMLLQAPRENYMTGLVARGAIVLRDPRSKWYLPKDAFPEDFYPPYALGLGYVFSLDLPNKLIEGSKHVKAVYIEDVYLGMCMRYVGIPYTIQADQSLFNVFPVPYNRCRYSKLIATTTHSLQDQVNAWKDLKRPEPPC from the exons ATGGAGAAGGACACCAGTAAAAGTGGAGAAATAAG CTTAGATCTACTGGAAGTACCATCCGAATGTCGGTGTTCTCGTCTCCGAGCTGGCTTCCTTATACTTGTTGTCTCAGCTGTATTACTCTTCTACAACATGAACATACCTAAAGTGTCACAAGTTTGGTCTGAGACAGTTCAGAAGATATACAACAGTAAATACAACACTGCAGGAGCAGCTTCAAATGTTACCACCAATACATCTGCTCAACAATGGACAACAATGGTCTCGCCTTCTGCATTACCAGGTGAACAGTGTACAACTGAAACTTCATACCATGTGGCATATCCCTGTAAATATCATTACATTCTAAATGAATCAGAGAGGTGTCAGAATGACAAGCCCTTCTTGGTCTTGATGGTACCTGTGGCACCGAACAACAGGGCAGCTCGGGATGCCGTCCGCACCACCTGGGGGTCTGAGAAGATGGTTATGGATAAAAATGTGACCCTTTACTTTCTGCTTGGTCAGTCTGGACATGAAGGTAGAGAGGAGCTCCAGCAGAAGATCTTGCAGGAGAGCGAGGAACACCATGACATCATTCAGAGTGATTTCCTGGACAGCTATAAAAATCTCACCATCAAAACTATGGTGCTTATGGAATGGCTGACAGCCTACTGCCAAAATGCTGCCTATGCCATGAAGATTGACTCCGATATGTTCTTAAACGTGAACGCTTTAATGAATATGCTTCTCCAGGCGCCCAGGGAGAACTATATGACGGGACTTGTGGCCAGGGGAGCTATCGTTCTCAGAGACCCTAGATCCAAATGGTATCTGCCAAAAGATGCgtttcctgaagacttttatCCACCTTACGCTCTGGGCTTGGGTTACGTGTTCTCCTTGGACCTTCCGAACAAGCTCATTGAAGGGTCGAAACATGTCAAAGCCGTCTACATTGAAGACGTATATTTAGGAATGTGCATGCGGTATGTGGGAATACCTTACACCATTCAGGCTGACCAGAGCCTCTTCAATGTCTTCCCTGTTCCTTACAACCGCTGTCGCTACTCAAAACTCATTGCTACAACAACACATAGCCTACAGGATCAAGTTAACGCTTGGAAAGACCTTAAGAGACCAGAACCTCCTTGTTAA